Sequence from the Pontibacter pudoricolor genome:
TGGTTATTATCGGCGATATCCTGCACTCGCGCGTAGCCCTATCCAACATATTTGCCCTGCAGAAATTAGGTGCTGAAGTGATGGTTTGTGGCCCGATAACGTTGTTGCCAAAGTATATTAAGGAACTGGGCGTAAAAGTAGAGTTAGATGTACGGAGAGCTCTGGAATGGTGCGATGTGGCCAACGTGCTGCGTATACAGCTGGAGCGCCAGCAAATGAAGTATTTCCCGTCGTTGCGTGAGTACACCTTATACTATGGCATCGACAAGAAAATGCTCGATAGCCTGGATAAGGAAATAACCCTGATGCACCCTGGTCCTATAAACCGTGGCGTAGAACTTAGCTCTGATGCGGCCGATTCGCATCATTCTATCATCCTGAATCAGGTTGAAAATGGGGTTGCCATCAGAATGGCAGTGTTGTATCTGCTTGCTTCTAAAACTGCGTAGTAGGTTACTTCCTTTGTTGTCATCCCGAACATCAGCCAAGAGGATGTTATACGTCCTATAGTTTTTCTTTTGTCATTTCGAACATTCTTGAAACGCGAGTCGAGAAGAGCCAGCGCAGCTGTGCGGAATCTTATACGTTCTATAGTTTCTCTTTTGTCATTTCGAACAGCGTGAGAAATCTGAGTGCTATAGCTGCAGTTACAACCTAGCCTTTTCTTTCATAGCTGCTTCTTTAATCCTGGGAGCTCTACTAACCTATAGTTCTATAGTTGGCTTTGGTGCACTCACGGCCGGGAGGCCCCGTCTTGGGGGTAAGGGCCCTCGATAAGGGCATCGCGCTGCTGCTTTCTTGCTACCCTCGTTCCTCGGGTTGCCTGACGGCACCGCAACAAAGCAAAGGCGCTCAACCCAAAGACTGTGAGCAGTTCGATAGCTAACTTTATAGTTGATTGAGATGTTGTTGCGTTTGGTTTTATCGTGGCTGTAGTTCCGCAGGGACAGGTCGCGACCTGTCCGATCTTGGTCTGTAACTATAAAACTATAGCCGCTAACTATAGCAAAGCCAGAAAAGTCCCCCTTTGAAGGGGCAGGTGGATGACAAACACCCACTATAAAACAATACAATTAACTATAGCAACATCAGAAATTCCCCTCTCGGGAGGGGCAGGGGTGGGTTAAAACAGCAACGATAGCACTACAACCTAAACTATAGCAAAGACCAAAGGCTCCTTCCCCTATTCTGGGGGTAGGGGCCCTCGATAAAAGGGAAAGGCTGAGAAGGGGTAAAACTGAAACTATAGAACTATAACCTAAGCTATAGCAAAGGTCTTATTTCTCTTCTAACAGGATCCTTTCAGGATGACAGATGGAGAAGTAGCCAAAACCTCCCCGCCTCAGACTACCGGGAAGCCATTCCGCAGGTAGCGAGCGTAGCGCTGAGGGGCTGGTGGTGGTTGCACCACTGAAACTATAAAACCTATACTCCTCAACCCAAATTATACTTTCTTTGCAATACAAATTATAAAACTAGAGATGGCGGAAGTGCAGATAATACACGTACCTGGCTTAGGCAACTCGGGTCCGGAGCATTGGCAAACGTATTGGCAGCAAAGTGACCCAACGAGCCTACGTGTGCAGCAGTCTGATTGGGATAAACCGGTTTGTAAGGATTGGGTAGAAGAACTGCAGAAAGTGATTCGGGAAGTGAAAGGAAAAGAGATTGTACTGATAGCACACAGCCTGGGTTGTATGACCGTTGCACATTGGGCTCAGAAGTATAAAGCTAACATTAAAGCTGCTTTCCTGGTAGCCCCGCCCGAAGTAGAGCTAAATGTAGAATTAAAAGAAGTGTTGGACTTTGCCCCATTCCCGAAAGCTAAACTGCCTTTTAAATCTATGCTGGTGGCAAGCTCCGATGATGACTACCTAACGATTGAACGTGCAGAATACCTGGCTAACCTGTGGGGAAGCGAGTTTGTAAATGCAGGTGCGAAAGGCCATATCAACTCTTACTCATATATTGGCGAGTGGCCCGAGGGAAAAGTACTACTGGCAAGGCTATTGGAGTAAGTTAAACTATAGTTCAATAGCACAAAAAAAAGCGCCCCGACTTATGCCGGGGCGCTTTTTAATTTGACGCTAATCTATTCTAATTTATTATTCCATGTCCAGTTTCATATCCGGCGTGTTCAGCTCGAAGCCGACACGTCTGTTTTTGGCTCTGGCGCTTTCTGTTCTGCGTTTAGACAGTCGCTCGTTAACTTTTACAAGTGGCTGTGTTTCGCCGTAACCGCGTGTTACAAGTCTGTCAGGGTTCTGCACACCACGCTCGATCAGGTAATCTTTAACAGCCTGCGCTCTACGCTCAGACAGTGCCTGGTTGTACTCTGCAGAACCGATGTAGTCGGCGTGACCTTTGATCAGCAGTACATGGTCAGGATATTTCTCAAGTACTACTACAATGCTATCCAGCAGTTGTTTGTAACCTTCCTGTACACGTGCCTGGTCAAATTCGAAGCGAACTTTTTCTTCCAGCAGTTTCAGGGTAGCAGCATCCAGTTCTGGGCAGCCACCTTTATCAGCTGGGCCTGCAGAATTAGGGCAAACGTCCTCGTTATCCGGAACACCATCACCGTCAGAGTCAGTTGGGCAACCATCCGGGCCAGTTGTTACGCCAGCAGGAGTATCAGGGCACTTGTCATCTTTATCCGCTACACCATCGCCATCAGAATCAGGGCAACCTTGTGTGGCCGTAGTACCGGCTTCATCCGGGCACTGGTCATCTTTATCAGCTACACCGTCGCCGTCTTTATCAGGGCAACCTTGCAGGTTAGCAACACCAGCTTCTGTAGGGCACTGATCCTGGTAGTCAGCTACGCCGTCACCATCCGTATCGATAGGACAACCATCTTTATCTACCTGTACGCCTGTTGGAGTGTCAGGGCATTTATCGCGTCTGTCGCCAACACCGTCCATATCCGTATCAACAGCCTTGCCTAAGTTAAAACCAAGTCCAAAGTTGTGCATCAGGAAACGATCGTTATCGCCACCTTCCAGGCCATCAAACTTGTCATTACCGGTCAGCATGTAGCCAGTTTGCACGAAAGCGCTTACGCCATCAGAGAAACGGATACGGATACCGGCACCACCCAGGAGGGCAGTTGTTACAAAGTCATCATCGAAGGTAACTCCATCGTTCGTTGCATCTGCTTTTGCAAACGCTCCACCACCGGCTACGGTCAGGTAAGGTCCGATCAAAGCGTCTTCTTTCAGAATAGTACCATACATTTTCAGGCGAATGCCCAGCATAGCAGTACCAATAGAAGTGTCAAAACTATTTAGGCCCTTGCTTGCTTCAGCGCCGCCATACGTGAGGTGTAAGCCAGCATCAAAAGATGGGCTCAAATAACGGTTAAGCGAGAGTCCCCCGCCCCACTCCATGTCTTTTTCAAAAAACTGGTTGCCAAACTCCCCTTTGTATTGAAGCGCGCTACCATATATCTGGAGATTTGTCCGTCTATCAGCATTTTGTGCAAACAAGGCTGTATTTGCAGATAGCAGGAATACAAGCACAAAAGCTATTGCACTAAATTTTGTTAATTGTGTTCGCATAATTTTATTGTGTATATGTTGATATGTCAATACGTACATATTTAAAGCAGGTTTATTTGTACGCCAATAATTAATTGCACAGCAGAAATAAAGATTTATTCTTCCGGGGAGGTTTTTGATGTGTTGTAGAGTTTTACTCATAAGCAAAGGTTAATAGTGAAACTATAGTTTTAGCACTAAGCAGTATTGCACTGTTCTGTTGTTCTCCTTTGGCTTTGTATTATTCCTATTCTTCAAACTGATACTACACTACAAGGTTTTGTATTTGCATATTTATTTAAGGTATACGTGTTTTTGAGTGGTAAAAGACAATAAAAAAGACTGCCAGTTTTACACCGGCAGTCTTTAAAAAGGAGCTATATTTTTATGGTTAACTAGCGTTTCATCAGGCGTTCAATATCATCTGCTTCTAACGGAATATCCTTCATCAGGTCAACAGGGCCGTTTTTAGTTACCAGGATGTCATTCTCTAAACGCACGCCAATGCCTTCATCCCAGATATAAATACCCGGCTCGCAGGTAAACACCATGCCTTCTTCAAACGGACGATATTTGTTGCCTACATCGTGCACATCCAACCCCAAGAAGTGAGAAGTGCCATGCATAAAGTACTTCTTATAAAGCGGCGCGGCAGGGTCCTGGTTACGCACATCCTGCTCGTTCAACAGGTCCAGGCGAATCAGCTCGTTCTCCATAACCGTACCCACAAAAGCATGATACTGATCGAGTGTGTTGCCCGGTATCAGCATTGCTGTTGCAGCTTTCATAACGCGCAGTACAGCTTCATATACATCGCGCTGGCGAGGTGTAAATGTACCGTTAACTGGTATAGTACGGCTAAGGTCTGATGCATAGTTGGCATACTCGGCACCAAAATCCATCAACAGCATATCGCCGTCTTTACACTCCTGGTTGTTATCTACATAGTGCAGAATACAGGCATTGGCACCCGACGCTATGATTGAACCATAAGCCGGCCCGCGCGAACGGTTGCGTAAAAACTCGTGGTATAGTTCTGCTTCGATCTCGTACTCCATTACGCCCGGCTTTATAAAGTTCAGCAGCCTTCTGAAACCAAGTTCGGTAATGTTACAAGCCTTGCGGATAAGGGCGATTTCGTGATCTGATTTAATGGCACGCAGGTAATGCATAATCGGGGTGCTACGCTCGTACTTGTGTAACGGGTAGCGCTCCTTCATCCATTTTGTGAAGCGGGCATCGCGGGTCTCCACTTCTACTACGGCACGCAGGTGCTCGTTGCTGTTTAGGTACACGTGCTCGGCTTCGGCCATCAGCGTGTTCAGCACTGACTTAAATTCGTGCGTCCAGAGTATAGTTCTGATGCCCGATACTTCCTGTGCCTGCTGTTTGGTTAATTTGTAGCCTTCCCAGGTCAGGATGTGGTCGTTGGTTTCGCGCACAAACAGCACTTCTTTCATGCGTGGGTCCTTCGCATCCGGAAAAAGGATAAGAACTGTTTCTTCCTGATCTGCGCCCGACAGATAGAAAAGGTCGTTGTTCTGACGGAACGCCATAGAACCATCCGCATTGGTTGGCATTACATCATTAGAATTGAAGATGGCGATAGAAGAAGGTTTCAGCTGTTTTACGAAGTTGTGGCGATTGTGCACAAACAACTCGTTGCTAATAGGCAGGTATCTCATGGTTCAGATTATCTGGTTATGTAATTGCACAGGATCGAATATCCTGCAATCTGGATGTACGAAGTTAAAACTTATCTCTAAAAGATGAAGAGATAGACTATATTTTATACTTGCAACTATAAATCAACAACTATAACGGTGTTCTGTCCCGGTAAAGTATGCATGGCGCTCTATGGCCAACTATAGCTTTCGTATTGCTCTCAAAACTTTGAAACTCATTAACCTGCAAACCAACTATAGTTCCTGCTTTGCTTCGGCCAGTTCTAAAACATGTAATAGTTGCTCGTTGCGGATATCGTGCGCACATTTAAAGTGGCCTTCAGGGCAGGTTTTGTGACCGTGCAAACCGCAGGGGCGGCAGTAAAGTGGTTCTTCCTTCTCCACAATCTTCGCAAAGTCAGCCAGCGGACCATAGCCAAAGCGTGGCACCGTAGAACAATACACCGCACAGGTCGGCGCATTAACTGAAGTGGCCAGGTGCATCGGCCCGGAATCGTTTACGTAGTTCAGCATTGCATCGCGCATGAGTGCAGCCGACTGTAATAAATTCAGTTGCCCGCACAGGTTTTCTGCATTCGGATGAACAGATTTTTGCAGTATTTCCTCTGCGTGAATTTTATCGGCAGGTGAGCCCAGCAGGTATACTTTATAGTTTGCAGGCAGACTGTTCAGCAGGTCTATCCACTTCTCTGCAGGGTATTGCTTTGTAAACCAAACCGATGTGGGAGCTATAGTTATAAAAGGGGCGGTTTTGAGCGGCTGTACTTTTTCGTAGTCCTGGGCAGTTGGGTATAGTTTAGGCTTGGCGGCTGGCCCTTGTGTAATGCTACTGATCAGTAACTGGTTTCGCTCTACTTCGTGGCTGCCGTTCTCCATATTATGGGTATAGCGGCGCGTGAAGAAACGAGAGAATGGATTTTTATCGAAACCAAAGGTTTGCTTTGCATCAGAAAAAGCGGTCAGTATGCCGGTAGCGCCGTAGCGTTGCACATTTATTACCGCATCATATTTTTCTGACCGGATCTGCCGTAACAGATTCCAGAGACTTTTGTACTTGCCTTCCAGTTTGTTCCAGATCAATACCTGGTGCAGCTGTGGGTGGCCTTTCAGCAATCCTTCGTTACCTTTTCTTAATAAGAAATCAAGTTGGGCATTGGGGTAAGCGGCATGTAGTTTTTCTATGAGCGCGGTTGCAAGCACTACGTCGCCCAGAAAAGCGGTTTGTATAATAAGTACTTTCTTGATCTCAGATTGCTGCATCCGGCAAAATTACGGTTTAAACCCAAGAGTTGAAAATGGCAAAAAACTGGCTTAAACCATGTTGAACTATAACTCCGGTTTCCGTTTACTAAATTTGTAAAAAATGAAGCATAGCTATACTTAATATTTTGTAAAATGCATCGTTGAGAGTCTTACATCCGGGGCGCTTTTGCGGTGGCATTGGTTGCTCTGGCAATGAGAATTAATTAAAAAAGAAGGATGTGCGGGGAGTTAATTTCTCTTGCCAACATAATCACATGAAAAAATCTTTACTATTCTTAAGTTTCGGGATTGCAGTTCTATTATCAGGTTGCGTATCTACGTACATGCCCAATGTGCCCAATGTGCCCATGTTTACCGAAAAAGGTGAGCTAAGCGCCGGCGGCCACATCACGCCCAAAGGCAACATCACGTTTAATACCGCCTATGCTGTGTCAGATCATTTTGCGGTCGTACTCAACGGCTCAATGCTCAACAGCGAGCGCCGCAAGCGGGATTTGCGGCATAATTTATTAGAGGCTGGCGGTGGCTACTTTACAACTTTTGGCCCGGATGGCAGACGGATACTGGAAGTTTATGCCGGCTATGGCGGTGGCTCCAGCGACCGTACCGATAAGGATGAGCACGACGAAACCGGTGCCATGACCTATACCCGCCACGAAGCCAACTTCAGCAAATATTTTGTACAGGTAAACTTTACCTCTAAAAAGAAGAAGTCGCTGCGCCTGTTCAGCCATGAATTCCCGCTGAACTATGGCACTGCCCTGCGCGCCAGCTACGTTAACATGCACGATTACAAGCTTAACAACGAGCCAGCAACCGAAGAAGATAATATTTTCCTGGAGCCTATTTTCTACACCCGCCTCACGCTTAACCCATCGGTACAGTTGCAGTACACTACTGGCACTACCTTCGGCCTTAAAAACCGGGAAACACTTACCGCGGCTTATTCTGTATTTTCAGTAGGGTTTGTGATTAATGTGGGAGGCAGGAATTTAGATAGGTAGAGTTATAAGATTAAGTCCGTCACTCTCTTGAGGGGAATTTCAGTTGTTGCTATAGTTAAGGTTGTAGTTCTATAGTTGGCGTAATCTCCTGAAGCCCTCAGCGCTACGCTCGCTACCTGCGGAATTGCTTCCCGGTAGTCTGAGGCGGGGAGGTTTTGGCTTTTGCTATAGTTTGGGCTATCGTTTTACCCCTTCCCAGCCTTCCCCTTTTATCGAGGGCCCCTACCCCCAAAACAGGGGAAGGAGCTTTACAGCCTTTGCTATAGTTGAGGTTATCGTTTTATCGCTGCTGTTTTAACCCACCCCTGCCCCTCCCGGGAGGGGAATTTCGGCTATAGTTAGAGCTTAGCTATAGTTCTATAGTTTCCGTTTGTCATCCCCCTGCCCCCTTCAAAGGGGGACTTTTCTGCTACGGCTTATCCATCTGTCATTTCGACGTTAGGAGAAATCTGAGTTTTCTATAGTTACAGCCTAAGATAGGACAGGTTTACCTGTCCCTACGGAACTACAACCACGATAAAGCGATGCAACTATAGCCGCTCTGATCAACTATAGTTTTACTATCGAACGGATCGCAGTCTTTGGGTTGAGCGCCTTTGCTTTGTTGCGGTGCCGTCAGGCAACCCGAGGCACGAGGGTAGCAAGAAAGCAGCAGCGCGATGCCCGAAGACGGGGCCTCCCGGCCGTGAGGGCACCAAAGCTGGAAATGAAACGATAGGCAAGTAGAGCTCCCAGGATTAAAAGTAGCTATAGAAGAAAAGGCTAGGTTCAGGTAGTAGTGTTTCAAACTATAGAATTCAGATTTCTCACTTTGTTCGAAATGACAAAAGAGAAAGAACTATAGGACATATAAGCTACTTCACAACTACACTGGCTCTTCTCGACTCGCGTCTCAAGAATGTTCGAAATGACAAAAGGGAAACTATAAAACAGATAAGTAAACTATAGCCCAAATGTTAGCAGAAACTGCACACTACCAAGTCTAAATCAAATCAATAAACCAACAATACATTACATTACACTGGAATCTCCCCTAACCAGTCGGCAGCTTCTTTATAGGTTATAAATTGCCTTACTTGTATGTTACCGATGTAAATTGGTTCGGCGCGTTTTACGAACTGTTCAAACTTGGCATGGCTTCCGGTATCTTCACCGGCTATGCGGGCCAGCTTTAACAGGTTTGTACCTGCTATAGTTGGAATCAACTCCTGAAGGGTCCATCGCTCATCCTCCTGCGAGATATCACCCAGTTTAGACGAATCTGCAATCCAGTTTTGTATGTCTTTTTCGCGCAGCTGCTCGATCAATAAATTATTGCCTTCTCTGTATTCTTCGCTAGTTACAGGGCGCAGCCAGTCGCTGTACATCAGGTGTATAGTTTCATCTACCCAAAGCAGAAGATAGTTATTTTCGAATTCGAACATGCTACCGCCAGTTATTGAAAGCCTAATGTAATAATATTCCTATCACTCTAAAGCCTTTTATGAATTATGCAGAGCAGCATGTAAGGTAAGTTGCCTGGCCAGGTAAAAGCAACTTATAAGATCTAAGCCACTGCCAGGTGATCCTTGAGCGGCTTGTTTTCGCGGCAGTTCAGCAGCATATCCATAACAGCCGGATTTATACCGTATTTACGGTGGTCTGATTCCAACTCGCACCAGGTTGTGAAAATGCGCCACATTGGCTCTTTACCGAAACCACTGCTTTCGGCAGGAGTAATACTGCGCTGGAAAAAAGCATGCAACTGCACATCTTCTTCAGGAACCGGAATATAAATAGTATCTGAAGCGCAATTAAGCACTGCTATTACTTCGGCAGACTTGCCGTTTAGTGAGGGCAGGTAAAAATAACAAACCTGCGGAAGCTGGTAAGGGTGATGTAGCATAAATCTGGTTGTATAATTAGCGCCCTAAATCCTTCTCCTGCCATAGCCAAAAATTTTATGGTTTAATCCAAAAAACTACCGGCCAACCCAAAGACGTTTATCACATACAACCATATACTTACGACTATAAAAAGAGTTTTACACTACTTATATATTCAGAAAACAATGCAATTTTTTATAGTTCGCACAATACAATATTTTAAAATCTTGCCAGATATAAACTGGTGATATAGATCATCTTCGCATCTGCTAATTATTTTGTAAATTTGCAGTAGTAGTTTTAATCTTAATTAAGAACGATTATGGGAATGTATCCTGAATATATGGTTGCACCTATCCGTGAGGATCTAACCTCAGCTGGATTTGAACAACTAATGACTCCTGAAGAAGTAGAGCAGGCGCTTTCTGCTAAAGAAGGAACTGTATTAGTGGCTATAAACTCTGTTTGTGGTTGCGCGGCATCTAAGGCGCGTCCTGCCCTTAAAATGGCTGTAGCATCTGCTGACCAGAAGCCAGATAAAATGATCACAGTATTTGCAGGCATGGAAGCTGATGCAGTTGCGAAAGCACGTGAGTATATGCTGCCTTACCCTCCGTCATCACCATCTATAGCGCTGTTTAAAAATGGCGAGCTGGTACACATGATCGAGCGTTACCACATTGAAGGCAATGAACTTAACCGCATTGTAGATAACCTGAAAGGTGCTTTTGAGGCGTACTGCTAACTATAAGCTTATTCAAAACAGAAAGGCCGGTTGCATAAACCGGCCTTTCTGTTTCTATACTTTTTCCTGTCGCAGGTCAAACCCAATATCGCGGCGGTAGTAGCGGCCTTGCCAGGTTATCGTTTCGGCTGCCTGTTTCGCTTTTGCCAATGCCTCTTCCATCGTATCGCCCAGGGCGGTTACGGCCATTACACGACCGCCACTGCTTACCAGTTTATCACTTACCATTTTAGTACCAGCATGAAACACCAGCACATCGGGGCTCACCTGTTCTATACCGGAAATCTCTTTCCCTTTCTCAAAACCTTCGGGGTAGCCACCTGACACCAGGAAAACCGTAGCTGCCGTACGCGGGTCGATCTCCAGCTTATAGTCGCCCAGCGTATGATCGTGCAATGCTTTAAACAGCTCGAACAGATCTGACTTAATGCGCGGTAAAATAGCTTCGGTTTCAGGGTCGCCGAGGCGCACGTTATACTCAATTACATAAGGCTCGTTGTTCACTTTTATCAGCCCGATGAACAGGAAACCTGAATACTCGATTCCATCTTCCTGCAAGCCTCTTATAGTTGGCTCAATTACGCGCTCCTTCACCTTTTGCATAAACACTTCGTCGGCAAAAGGCACCGGCGAAATGGCGCCCATACCACCTGTGTTCAGCCCGGTATCGCCTTCGCCGATGCGTTTATAGTCTTTTGCTTCCGGCAACAGCACGTATTCTTTTCCGTCTGTCAGGATAAATACTGAAACCTCAATACCATCCAGAAACTCCTCAATCACTACTTTAGCACCGGCATTGCCAAAGCGCTTTTTGCGCAGCATATCTTCCAAAGCATCCAGGGCATGTTCAAAGTCCGGAGAAATGATTACACCCTTGCCTGCAGCCAGGCCATCGGCTTTTAAAACAACCGGGTAATTATGGTCGCGCAGATATTCTACAGCTTCGCGGTATGTATTTTCGGTAAAGGTCTGGTAACGGGCAGTAGGGATGTTG
This genomic interval carries:
- a CDS encoding BrxA/BrxB family bacilliredoxin; this translates as MYPEYMVAPIREDLTSAGFEQLMTPEEVEQALSAKEGTVLVAINSVCGCAASKARPALKMAVASADQKPDKMITVFAGMEADAVAKAREYMLPYPPSSPSIALFKNGELVHMIERYHIEGNELNRIVDNLKGAFEAYC
- a CDS encoding aminopeptidase P family protein, which gives rise to MRYLPISNELFVHNRHNFVKQLKPSSIAIFNSNDVMPTNADGSMAFRQNNDLFYLSGADQEETVLILFPDAKDPRMKEVLFVRETNDHILTWEGYKLTKQQAQEVSGIRTILWTHEFKSVLNTLMAEAEHVYLNSNEHLRAVVEVETRDARFTKWMKERYPLHKYERSTPIMHYLRAIKSDHEIALIRKACNITELGFRRLLNFIKPGVMEYEIEAELYHEFLRNRSRGPAYGSIIASGANACILHYVDNNQECKDGDMLLMDFGAEYANYASDLSRTIPVNGTFTPRQRDVYEAVLRVMKAATAMLIPGNTLDQYHAFVGTVMENELIRLDLLNEQDVRNQDPAAPLYKKYFMHGTSHFLGLDVHDVGNKYRPFEEGMVFTCEPGIYIWDEGIGVRLENDILVTKNGPVDLMKDIPLEADDIERLMKR
- a CDS encoding glycosyltransferase family 9 protein; this encodes MQQSEIKKVLIIQTAFLGDVVLATALIEKLHAAYPNAQLDFLLRKGNEGLLKGHPQLHQVLIWNKLEGKYKSLWNLLRQIRSEKYDAVINVQRYGATGILTAFSDAKQTFGFDKNPFSRFFTRRYTHNMENGSHEVERNQLLISSITQGPAAKPKLYPTAQDYEKVQPLKTAPFITIAPTSVWFTKQYPAEKWIDLLNSLPANYKVYLLGSPADKIHAEEILQKSVHPNAENLCGQLNLLQSAALMRDAMLNYVNDSGPMHLATSVNAPTCAVYCSTVPRFGYGPLADFAKIVEKEEPLYCRPCGLHGHKTCPEGHFKCAHDIRNEQLLHVLELAEAKQEL
- a CDS encoding OmpA family protein — encoded protein: MRTQLTKFSAIAFVLVFLLSANTALFAQNADRRTNLQIYGSALQYKGEFGNQFFEKDMEWGGGLSLNRYLSPSFDAGLHLTYGGAEASKGLNSFDTSIGTAMLGIRLKMYGTILKEDALIGPYLTVAGGGAFAKADATNDGVTFDDDFVTTALLGGAGIRIRFSDGVSAFVQTGYMLTGNDKFDGLEGGDNDRFLMHNFGLGFNLGKAVDTDMDGVGDRRDKCPDTPTGVQVDKDGCPIDTDGDGVADYQDQCPTEAGVANLQGCPDKDGDGVADKDDQCPDEAGTTATQGCPDSDGDGVADKDDKCPDTPAGVTTGPDGCPTDSDGDGVPDNEDVCPNSAGPADKGGCPELDAATLKLLEEKVRFEFDQARVQEGYKQLLDSIVVVLEKYPDHVLLIKGHADYIGSAEYNQALSERRAQAVKDYLIERGVQNPDRLVTRGYGETQPLVKVNERLSKRRTESARAKNRRVGFELNTPDMKLDME
- the purD gene encoding phosphoribosylamine--glycine ligase, producing MNVLIIGSGAREHTIAWKLKQSEYCEEVFVAPGNAGTMQFGTHATVDIHNFEEVAKFATDFDIMMLIVGQENSLVEGIHDYFQEKDYLKHILVIGPKKAGAMLEGSKDFCKAFLQKYNIPTARYQTFTENTYREAVEYLRDHNYPVVLKADGLAAGKGVIISPDFEHALDALEDMLRKKRFGNAGAKVVIEEFLDGIEVSVFILTDGKEYVLLPEAKDYKRIGEGDTGLNTGGMGAISPVPFADEVFMQKVKERVIEPTIRGLQEDGIEYSGFLFIGLIKVNNEPYVIEYNVRLGDPETEAILPRIKSDLFELFKALHDHTLGDYKLEIDPRTAATVFLVSGGYPEGFEKGKEISGIEQVSPDVLVFHAGTKMVSDKLVSSGGRVMAVTALGDTMEEALAKAKQAAETITWQGRYYRRDIGFDLRQEKV
- a CDS encoding RBBP9/YdeN family alpha/beta hydrolase yields the protein MAEVQIIHVPGLGNSGPEHWQTYWQQSDPTSLRVQQSDWDKPVCKDWVEELQKVIREVKGKEIVLIAHSLGCMTVAHWAQKYKANIKAAFLVAPPEVELNVELKEVLDFAPFPKAKLPFKSMLVASSDDDYLTIERAEYLANLWGSEFVNAGAKGHINSYSYIGEWPEGKVLLARLLE